CTTGCAAACCCGAAGCTGCACATGCAGGAGTTAACGCTCAACGTCGCACGCCGGCTTGCGATGATGGTCCTCATAGCGTTGCTCGTTGCCTTTACATACGCGCTGTTCACAGGCTTTCCGCTCGACGTTTTGGTGCCGCTCGCCGCCGTGCTCCTGGTCGCGTCCGTACCGGTTGCGATGCCCACGATGTTCACACTGAACGCGGCTATGGGTTCGTCGATGCTGGCGCAGCGCGGCGTTCTCGTAACGAGATTGAGCGCAACCGAAGACGCAGCCGCGATGGACGTGCTGTGCGTGGACAAAACCGGAACGCTCACCATGAACAAACTTTTTGTGGAAAAGCAACTGCCGGCCGACGGTTTCGTCAACGACGATGTTCTTCTCTACGGCGCCCTTGCCTCGAATGAAGCAAATCAGGATCCGATCGACTTGGCGTTTTTGGCGACGGCGCGGGAGGCGCACATCTCCTTGGACGGCTACGCACAGCTCGAGTTCGTGCCTTTCGACCCAACGACCAGAGTGACGTCCGCTACGATCCGACATTCGGGCGACCGTTTCGTCGTGGCAAAAAGGTTCGCTTGCCGCCATTCTCGCTTCGAGCATCGTCTCCGAGAGCGAAAAAACGCGTTTAAATGCGCAGGCGGAGGCCATGGCCGCCGAAGGCCTGAGAGCGATCGCGGTAGCCAAAGACGCGCCGGACGGAAGCCGCCGGCTCGTCGGCCTGGCCGGCGTGGCCGATAAGGTGAGAGCCGATTCCCGCCAAACCATCGCGCAGTTGCACGATTTCGGTATTTCCGTGAAGATGTTGACGGGCGACTCGCTTCCGATCGCGAGGTACGTTGCTGCGCAGACGGGTCTAGGCGATCGTATTCTTCGAATGGCCGACCTTCGCACGTCGGAGCATGACGGTGCGCTTGCGGATCGCGCGATCGCAGAAAGCAGCGGCATCGCGGAGATTTATCCCGAGGACAAATACGCCATCGTCAAGGATTTGCAGGATGGCGGGCACGTCATAGGCATGACCGGCGATGGGTTCAATGACGCACCGGCGCTCAAGCAGGCGGAGGTGGGAATCGCGGTCAGCACCGCAACCGATGTCGCAAAGGACTCCGCAAGCGCCGTACTCGTGATGGACGGGCTTGCCGGCATCGTCGCGATGGTCAAAACGGGAAGGACCATCTATCAGCGGTTGTTCGGTTGGGTCCTGAACATGATCACCATGAAGACCAACATGGCCGGCTACGTGGTCGTTGCGCTCTTTCTCACGCACCACTTCGTGATTTCGATCGTGGGGATGGTGTCGCTCGTATTCCTCACCGATTTCACGATGATGTCGATGACCATGGACAACGTTCGGTATTCGATGAAACCAAACTCCTTCGATATCTCTTGGCTGTTCACGGTCGGGCTCTCGCTGGGACTCTTCAGCGCCTTTGCAGGCGTTGCACTGACGGTGGCGGGCCTGTCTTATTTAGGGCTGGGCGAGAGTGTCAACAAACTCTATACCTTCGGATTCGCGTACCTCGTCATCATCGGAGTCTTTAATCTGTTGGTCGTGCGGGAGCGGGGGCACTTCTGGAAGTCGAGGCCGAGTAATTTCGTGATCGGTGCGATGACGATCCAAATCGTAGCCGTCGTAACGATTTCGCTCTTTGGCTTCTTGGAACTCGCACCCATGAGTCCGGTGGCGCTGCTGGCGATATTCGGATATGCGGCCATCGTGGCTTTCCTCGTGAACGATCAACTCAAAGTGCTCTTGCTACGAAGATTCAAAAGCACCGCGTAACGGCACGCCTCTCTTCCGGCCCTCCGGGTGGCGCTCGGTTGCCTGCCGGGCGGCCCATGGCTTACCCTGCATCGGGCGCCCGATTGGGCGTTTGACAGGGGGAATCCGGGCGTGGTACTCTTCGCAGGCCGAAGTAGCGCCTCAAAAGGGTGCTCACCGGATGCCTTCGGGCGATCCGGTCGTCACTCTGGGAACCATCGGCCGGTCCCCCGCAGTGGTGTCGCTTCGGCGATGCCATTTTTTATTTTTTTTGGGGGGTAACGCCATAGCTCGACCACTTCGGGTAAACGATCAAATCCGCATTCGCACGATCCGCGTGATCGACGAAAACGGAGAGCAGCTGGGCATCTTGCCCACCGATGAGGCGCTTGCGCGCGCTCGGGCTGCGGGCCTGGATTTGATCGAAATCTCGCCTACCGCACAACCGCCCGTATGCAAGATCGGCGATTTCGGCCGCTTGAAATACGAGCAATCGAAGAAAGACAAAGACACTCGCAAAAAGCAGCGTCACTTCGAGTTAAAGGAAGTCAAGCTTCGTCCCAAGATCGAGACGCACGACTACGAGACTAAAGCTCGTATGGCCGAGCGCCTGTTGCTGGATGGCAGCAAGGTCAAGGTGACGATCATGTTCCGCGGACGCGAGATCACCTACACGTCGTTCGGGCGGCGCCTCCTCGATCGCATGGCCGAGGATATGAATCCCCTCGCGATCGTCGAGCGCGAGCCGCGGCTCGAAGGCCGCAACATGTTCATGATTTTGGCGCCGCGTGCGACGCCAACCGGTCCGCCGAAGTTCTCGTCGACGCGAGATCATAAGGACCACGACGATCACGAGGTTCACGATGACCTCGATGACGACCACGATGAAGATGTCGACGATGTTGACGATATAGACCAAGACGACCACGCAGATCACGAGAAAATCGAGGAGCAAACCAGTGCCTAAAATTCGTACTCATCGCGGAACCGCGAAACGCGTCAAGATAACCGGGACCGGCAAAGTGATGCATCGCCATCAGTTCAGCGGTTGCGGCCACATCCTGAGCAAGAAGTCGCGCAAGCGCAAGCGGAACTTCCGCAAGGACCAACCGACCTTCAAGGGCGATCTGAAGCGCTTAGCGCCGACGATCCCGTACTTGGTATAAAGGGGGCACGCAGATATGGCACGCATCAAACGTGGCGTACACGGTCTGAAGCATCGTCGCAAGGTGATGAAGCTCGTCAAGGGCTTCCGCGCCGCTCGCCGCCGCAATTACCGCGTCGCGAACGAAGCGCTCCTCAAGTCGCTGGCGTACGCATTCCGCGATCGCCGCGTCCGCAAGCGCGATTTCCGCTCGCTCTGGATCAGCCGCATCAATGCGGCCGTCCGTCGCGAAGGCATCACGTACTCGGTGTTCATGAACGGCCTTAAAAAGTCGGGCGTAACGCTGAACCGCAAGGCCCTCGCCGAGCTCGCGATCTCCGATTCCAAGGCGTTCGGCTCGCTCCTCAATATGGCAAAACAAGCCGTCGGAAAATAACCGGCGTCACCGCCTGATAAAAACGACGCGTTCGTAACGATCGCGTCGTTTTTTATGCGCGGAATTCCTTCGTGTGTCGCACGCGGCGATCGGGTATACCATTGGTATGAAACGTTTTTCAATCGCTCTATTTCTGGTGATGTTTTCGGCCGTCGCGATGACCGTACCGGTACGAGCGGCGACGTCTCGCGATGCGTCGTTCGTCCGTCGGGCACAGTCGGACGCGCTGGGATCGTACGCTTTGGCGGCGCTCGCTCGCGGGCGCGCTCGGAACGCAGCGGTACGCGCGCTGGCGGTGCGCATGGTCAGCGCATCGGACCACACCAATCTCTATGTCCGCTCGTATGCGTCCCGTCACGATATCACGCTCACCAATGAGCCCGTCCTGCGGGCCACGGCGCAGTACGGAAACATCGCCGGCGCGCATGGCGCGGCGTTCGATCGCGCGTTCACGAACGCGATCCACATCGATGCGAACATCGCGCTCGGCACGTACCAGAGCGAAGCCCAGCACGGCGACGACCCTACCCTCCGATCCTTTGCCGCCCACCAGGCCGCATATCTCGAAAAGCTCAGCAGTACGGCTAAAAAGCTCCGAAACTAAGACCGCCTCATCCGAGCGGGTATCGGCGGGCGTTCCAGAGGCGTGCTCGCTGCCGTCCGTCTCTCGCGGTTCCCAGGCGGGATCGGGTTGCGCCGTCGAAGCATCCCGGCCATGCAGGCTCATGCCGAAGACTCGGCGCTCGCGGACGCCTTTGCGGCGCACGAGCGCTGGGCTTTTGACGAAGCGTACGCGCGGTATGCTTCACTGCTCTATTCGACCGCCTATCACGTCGTTGGAAATGGCGAGGATGCGGAGGATGTCGTGCACGACGCGCTCGCGCGGATCTGGCGCTCGCCGGGAGCCTATACGCGTTCGCGCGGCGCCATCCGCAGCTTTCTCGTGGTCTGCGTGCGCAACGAAGCCGTCTCTCGCGTACGTTCGAAACAACGGCGCCTGCGTCTGGTGGAGCGCGTTGCAGCCGAGCCGGAGGAGCACGACGAATTGCGCGTGGTCGACGTGATCGAGCACGATCGCCTGCGCAACGCGATGACGAAACTGCCGCCGGAGCAACGGCGGCCGCTTGAACTCGCGTACTTCGAACAACTCTCGCACACCGAGATCGCCCGTACGCTCGACCAACCGCTCGGCACGGTCAAAAGCCGCATCGCCATGGGACTGCGCAAGCTTGGTGCCGCGCTGCAACCGCCATCATGAACGAGCACATTAGCGAATCCGCCGCGCTCTACGCGCTCGGCCTCCTCGAACCGCCGGAGACCAACGCAATCGACGCGCACGTGGCCGCATGTGAAGCGTGCTCGCAAGCGCTAGCGCAAGCGTACGACGACGTTGCCGCCGCCGCATCGGCGCAGCCGCAATATGCGGCTCCGGCGTCGCTGGATGCCCGCGTCGGAAGCCTCTGGACGCCGCCCAAGAAGCACGGTTGGAGCCTGCGGCAGCTCGGCGCAATTGCGGCGCTCCTGGCCATCGCCTTGCTTCCGACGGCCTATCTCTTGCACCGGGAGCAAACGATGCATCGCGCGATGCTGGCCGATGCCGGCCTGTTCGCCCGCATGGCCTCGAGCCCGCACCGGATGGTCGCCTTCACCGGGGGCGCCGACGCCAAGGTCGTCTACGGGAACGACGGCTCCTGGTACGGCGTGATCGTGCGAGGCGCGACCCGGCCACTGCGGCTGGTATGGATGCACGATGGGCAGCGAACCATGCTGGGCCAAGTGCAATCGCGCGGCGACCTTGCTATGATCTACCTCCCCGAAAGCCACCGGATGGAGCACCTGGCGCTCGCGGACGGAGATCGGGTCGTGGCCGAGGCAAAACTGGCCTTTTGAGCCAACAGCATGAGCATGATGCATCCGGCCCTTGCCTTGGCTGCCCTCGTGGCGGCAACGACCCCGGTGGCGCCGATCAACCCACCGCATACATTCACGCCGGCCATGGCTCGCGCCGTCGTACAACTTGCGGAACGCGACGTGCGCGCGCATAACGCGGTCGGCATCGGCATCGGCATCGTCGAGGACGGCCGCGTTGTGTACGCCCAGGGCTTTGGGTATGCCAACCTCGCCAAACATATCGCTTTCACGCCCTCGACGCAAACGTACATCGGTGCGGCGAGCGCGCAATTCACGGCTGCTGCGGTGCTGCTGCTGCAACAGGACGGCAAGCTCAAGCTCGACGACAAGGTGACAAAATACATTCCGGAGCTGACGCTTGCTAAAGACGTAACGATCGCCCAGCTTCTACAGCAAACTTCGGGTTTTCCTCACATTGCCAAGCTCGCCGGTCTCAATCAGGATCGCAGCCGCGTCGTTAAACTCAACGACATCATCGCGGCGATGAACAAGCAGCAACTCATCTCGGTACCCGGCACCGCGTATGAAGATAACAGCTTGAATTATATGATCGCGGGCCTGGTGGTAGAACGGGCGAGCGGCGTGCCGCTCTCCGATTACCTACAGCAACACATCTTCTTGCCGCTGGTGATGAATTCGACGTTCTATGCGGGAGACACCGGCATTTCGCCGCGCGCGGCGGTCGGATACACGGGCTCGCCAAAAAGCGTGCTACCCGCGCACCCCTACGACGCAAGCTGGCTCTTCGGCGCGGCGGGAATCGTCACGACCGTGTACGATTTGGCGAAATGGGACATCGAGATGCCGGTCTTGCTGCGCGACGACGCCGTGCGCGATATGTATACGCCAAGCGGCGCGAAGGGCGACATACGATATGGCATGGGCTACGTCATCGACGAGCGCGACGGCAAGCGGTTTATGTGGGATAACGGGCAGATCCCCGGCTACCACGCCATGAACGCCGTACTACCCGACGATCACATCGCGGTCATTGTCCTCACCAACGTAGAT
This genomic window from Candidatus Dormiibacterota bacterium contains:
- a CDS encoding HAD-IC family P-type ATPase, whose translation is MAAEGLRAIAVAKDAPDGSRRLVGLAGVADKVRADSRQTIAQLHDFGISVKMLTGDSLPIARYVAAQTGLGDRILRMADLRTSEHDGALADRAIAESSGIAEIYPEDKYAIVKDLQDGGHVIGMTGDGFNDAPALKQAEVGIAVSTATDVAKDSASAVLVMDGLAGIVAMVKTGRTIYQRLFGWVLNMITMKTNMAGYVVVALFLTHHFVISIVGMVSLVFLTDFTMMSMTMDNVRYSMKPNSFDISWLFTVGLSLGLFSAFAGVALTVAGLSYLGLGESVNKLYTFGFAYLVIIGVFNLLVVRERGHFWKSRPSNFVIGAMTIQIVAVVTISLFGFLELAPMSPVALLAIFGYAAIVAFLVNDQLKVLLLRRFKSTA
- the infC gene encoding translation initiation factor IF-3, whose product is MPSGDPVVTLGTIGRSPAVVSLRRCHFLFFLGGNAIARPLRVNDQIRIRTIRVIDENGEQLGILPTDEALARARAAGLDLIEISPTAQPPVCKIGDFGRLKYEQSKKDKDTRKKQRHFELKEVKLRPKIETHDYETKARMAERLLLDGSKVKVTIMFRGREITYTSFGRRLLDRMAEDMNPLAIVEREPRLEGRNMFMILAPRATPTGPPKFSSTRDHKDHDDHEVHDDLDDDHDEDVDDVDDIDQDDHADHEKIEEQTSA
- the rplT gene encoding 50S ribosomal protein L20; amino-acid sequence: MARIKRGVHGLKHRRKVMKLVKGFRAARRRNYRVANEALLKSLAYAFRDRRVRKRDFRSLWISRINAAVRREGITYSVFMNGLKKSGVTLNRKALAELAISDSKAFGSLLNMAKQAVGK
- a CDS encoding serine hydrolase domain-containing protein; the protein is MMHPALALAALVAATTPVAPINPPHTFTPAMARAVVQLAERDVRAHNAVGIGIGIVEDGRVVYAQGFGYANLAKHIAFTPSTQTYIGAASAQFTAAAVLLLQQDGKLKLDDKVTKYIPELTLAKDVTIAQLLQQTSGFPHIAKLAGLNQDRSRVVKLNDIIAAMNKQQLISVPGTAYEDNSLNYMIAGLVVERASGVPLSDYLQQHIFLPLVMNSTFYAGDTGISPRAAVGYTGSPKSVLPAHPYDASWLFGAAGIVTTVYDLAKWDIEMPVLLRDDAVRDMYTPSGAKGDIRYGMGYVIDERDGKRFMWDNGQIPGYHAMNAVLPDDHIAVIVLTNVDMRASGNMVQPEALASRILDIVAPPSVAHLDNAIVTRAREWLERLANNRIDRTQLTASFSSYLTDDLVVRSNFAQYGKILALIPVSSIDRGNGDTMYEFLVRYPKDTFHFRFTVAKDGKVDGLQLVP
- a CDS encoding DUF4142 domain-containing protein — its product is MKRFSIALFLVMFSAVAMTVPVRAATSRDASFVRRAQSDALGSYALAALARGRARNAAVRALAVRMVSASDHTNLYVRSYASRHDITLTNEPVLRATAQYGNIAGAHGAAFDRAFTNAIHIDANIALGTYQSEAQHGDDPTLRSFAAHQAAYLEKLSSTAKKLRN
- the rpmI gene encoding 50S ribosomal protein L35 — translated: MPKIRTHRGTAKRVKITGTGKVMHRHQFSGCGHILSKKSRKRKRNFRKDQPTFKGDLKRLAPTIPYLV
- a CDS encoding sigma-70 family RNA polymerase sigma factor codes for the protein MLAAVRLSRFPGGIGLRRRSIPAMQAHAEDSALADAFAAHERWAFDEAYARYASLLYSTAYHVVGNGEDAEDVVHDALARIWRSPGAYTRSRGAIRSFLVVCVRNEAVSRVRSKQRRLRLVERVAAEPEEHDELRVVDVIEHDRLRNAMTKLPPEQRRPLELAYFEQLSHTEIARTLDQPLGTVKSRIAMGLRKLGAALQPPS
- a CDS encoding HAD-IC family P-type ATPase — its product is MATLEVQNKDPAFGLSTREVDESRAKYGSNEIPEKRTNPFATIGKPFWGVVPWMLEFTAITTWFLGKYPDTVIIVVLLIFNAGISVLQETRAGNAMAALKQKLKIQSRVKRDDAWSVVPARELVPGDVIRVRAGDLLPADAKIIKGDLAVDQSALTGESDVIEKTSGMAVYSGSAVKRGEAFCSVDATGTSTKFGRMVELVKLANPKLHMQELTLNVARRLAMMVLIALLVAFTYALFTGFPLDVLVPLAAVLLVASVPVAMPTMFTLNAAMGSSMLAQRGVLVTRLSATEDAAAMDVLCVDKTGTLTMNKLFVEKQLPADGFVNDDVLLYGALASNEANQDPIDLAFLATAREAHISLDGYAQLEFVPFDPTTRVTSATIRHSGDRFVVAKRFACRHSRFEHRLRERKNAFKCAGGGHGRRRPESDRGSQRRAGRKPPARRPGRRGR